The genomic interval CGAATCTTAGAGGTTACGCACATTTTTAGAAACTTGACGCCGCAGATTTAAAGATTTGATAACAATTGCTGAATGCCTGCTGAAAAGGAAAAAATTGAAACCATTTTTCGTTTTCGCCCCGTGGGCGTAACATAGCACGCTTTCATTTTCGCACTGACAGACCCCCATCGACCGCATGCCCATTTCAGCCAGCACAACTCGTCGTCTGCCAGATCTGACCGCGTCAGCCTTTCTGGTTATTGCTTTTCTCACCGGAACCGCCGGTGCGCTTCAGCTCCCTACGCTCAGCTTGTTTTTGTCGACGGAAGTACAGGCTCGCCCGTTTATGGTCGGGCTGTTTTATACCGGCAGCGCCGTCATCGGCATTGTGGTCAGCCAAATTCTGGCGGCATATTCCGATCGTAAAGGCGATCGCAAAATATTGATCCTGCAATGTTGCCTATTGGGCGCGCTGGCCTGTCTGCTGTATGCCTGGAACCGCAACTATTTCGTCTTGTTGTTTATCGGCGTACTGCTGTCCAGCTTCGGTTCCACCGCTAATCCGCAACTGTTCGCACTGGCGCGGGAGCATGTCGACCGCACCGGTCGCGAAGCCGCTATGTTCACGTCTATCATGCGTGCCCAAATTTCGCTGGCCTGGGTCATCGGCCCGCCAGCCGCCTTTGCGCTGGCGCTGGGTTTCGGCTTTACGGCGATGTACCTTACCGCCGCCTCGGTATTTGTGCTGTGCGGGGTACTGGTCTGGCTGTTGCTGCCGTCTATGTCGAAATCGCAGATGAAAGCGGCGGCAGTGCTGGAGTCACCTCGTCGTCACCGCCGGGATACGCTGTTGCTGTTTATCGCCTGTACCCTGATGTGGACTTGCAACGGCATTTACCTCATCAATATGCCGCTGTATCTGGTGCATGAACTGCAATTACCGGAAAAACTGGCGGGCGTGATGATGGGCACCGCCGCCGGGCTGGAGATACCGGTCATGTTGCTGGCGGGGTGGCTGACAAAACGGCTTGGTAAGCGCCGTTTGATGCGGCTGGCCGTCGCCGCAGGGTTGATGTTTTACATCGGGCTGACGCTGCTGAACACATCATGGACGCTGCTGGCGCTGCAACTGCTGAACGCTGTCTTCATCGGCATACTGGCGGGCATGGGCATGCTCTACTTTCAGGATTTGATGCCGGGCCAGGCCGGTGCCGCCACCACGCTGTTTACCAACACGACGCGCGTAGGCTGGATTATCTCCGGTTCGCTGGCCGGTTCCGTGGCTGAAATCTGGAGTTATCATGCCGGTTTTGCCATCGCGGTGTTGATTCTGGCGGGCGCGGCATACTGCATGTGGCGCATTCGCGACGTCTGATCCCGGCACGGTTACGGCGTGGTGTTTTCTTCCAGCGTAAGCAGATAAATCATCGCAGCGTCTTTTGAATCGCAGCACATCTCTTGTTCAGGCTGCAATCCTCTGCATACCGCCGGTCGCAACGGCGATGTGAAGATACGGCAACGCATCCGCTCATCCAGATGGATGCAGGGCGTATTGGCGGGTTTTCCTTGCGGCATGCCGGGTATTGGGCTGGAAATCGACAGGGCGATGCAGCAGGCACCGCAATCAGGGCGGCATTCCATCATTAACTCTCCGGGAAACGCAGGGCAGGCAAGCCTATCAGGCCGCTTGTCGGGCGGCTACTCTTTCCGTGTTTGGCGTTGAAGCGCGGTTTTACAAATCTCCCTTGCCTGAACCCGGCGGCGCGAGTAACGTGTCGCCACTTGACTTTCTCTCCCTATATTTAAGGTATTTTTTTCATGGCAAGAGCGAATGAAATAAAACGCGGCATGGCCGTTAGCTACAATGGCAAACTGCTGCTGGTGAAAGATATTGATATTCAAAGCCCCAGCGCGCGCGGCGCCAGTACGCTGTACAAAATGCGCTTTTCCGATGTCCGCACCGGTCTGAAAGTCGAAGAGCGTTTCAAGGGGGACGACATTCTGGACACCATCACCCTGACGCGCCGCTCGGTAAACTTCTCCTATGTGGACGGTGATGAGTACATCTTTATGGATGACGAAGACTACACGCCGTACACCTTCAAAAAAGAGCAGATCGAAGACGAACTGCTGTTTATGCCGGAAGGCGGCATGCCCGGCATGCAGGTGCTGACGATGGAAGGCCAGGTGCTGGCGCTGGAACTGCCGCCGACCGTGGATCTGGAAATCGTCGACACCGCGCCCGGCATCAAAGGCTCATCCGCCTCCGCCCGTACCAAGCCGGCGACACTGAGCTCTGGGCTGACCATCCAGGTGCCGGAATACCTCAGCGCCGGTGAGAAAATCCGCGTCCACATCGCTGAGCGCCGTTACATGAGCCGCGCCGACTGAGTCGCCATATCCTCGCCGCCCGTTATCCGGGCGGTTTTGCCATTAACATCGGGAGACAGACTGTTGACTAACGTAAACGTAATCACCGGTTTTCTCGGTAGCGGTAAAACCACCACCATCCTCCATCTTTTAGCGCAGAAACCGCAGGACGAAGTTTGGGCAGTATTGGTGAATGAATTCGGCGAGATCGGCATTGACGGCGCTCTGTTGGCCGACAGCGGTGCAGTGCTGAAAGAGATCCCCGGCGGCTGCATGTGCTGCGTCAACGGCCTGCCGATGCAGGTTGGTCTGAACATGCTGTTACAGCAGAAAAAACCGCACCGCCTGCTGATTGAGCCCACCGGGCTCGGCCACCCGAAGCAGATCCTTTCATTGCTGACTTCCGAGGTCTATCAGCCCTGGCTGACGCTGCAGGCCACGCTATGTCTGCTTGATCCTCGCCAGCTTGGCGAAAGCCGTTACACCGAGAACGAAAATTTCCGCGATCAGCTCGCAGCGGCGGATATCATTATCGCCAATAAAGAAGACACCTGGCAGACGGCGGATCGAGATGCGCTAACCGCCTGGTATGCACAGCAGGGGCAGCAGCGTCGGCTGATCACCGCCCGGCAAGGCGTTATCGATATCGCTCTACTGGATGCGGCGCGCAACAACCACAACGAGTTGCCCGACGGCGCGCACCACCATAGTTCGTTACCGCGACAAGGGTTGGCCGCACTCAAACTGACAGGTCAGGAAAACTGGCGACGAGCGTTGAATCAGGGCCAAGGCTATTTCGCCTGCGGCTGGGTTTTCAGCGGCGAAACCGTCTTCGATACCGCGCGACTGCTGGACTGGGTGCGTCTGTCCCCCGTCAGTCGCGTTAAAGGAGTAATGCGTATTCCCGAAGGTACGCTGGTCGTCAACCGGCAGGGATTCGATCTGCGAATTGAAACCAAGTCGCTGCCCCCACTCGACAGCCGCATTGAATTGATCAACGAGTCAGAAGCGGAATGGAACACGCTTCAGACACAATTGTTACAGTCTCGTTTAAAATAAGCCGTGTACGCTATCCGTCTGGATATCATTGACAAGAGTTTTTTAATATATGTCAAAAGGCAATGTACTGTTTATTTTATGCTGCAACATTCTGGGTTTTGCGCTGTTTTTCTCCTGGTATCTCTCCGGGCAGGGAGGCTTCTGGTTTGAGATAGACAAGCGCCTCTTCTTCTATTTCAACCAGCACCTGGCCTCGTCCGCCGCCTTTCTGCAACTGGTGGCTATTACGAACAATCGAGTATTTGACGCTTGTGCGCTACTGGCGATGGGGTTGCTCTACCTGCATTATTATCTGCCGGCGGATCATGCCGGGCGCCGACGTATGCTGCTGATCGGCGTCATCATGCTGTTGACTGCGGTGGTGCTTAATCAATTGGGTCATCTGATTCCGGTACAACACGGCAGCCCCACCCTCTATTTCACCGATATCAACCGCGTCAGCGATTTGACCGGCGTTCCGACCAAAGATGCATCCAGCGACAGTTTTCCCGGTGATCACGGCATGATGTTGATGGTTTTTGCCGCGTTTATGTGGCGTTACTTTGGTCTGTCCGCATTCATCGGCGGCCTGGCGATTACCCTGATCTTCGCAACGCCACGGGTCATGATTGGCGCCCACTGGTTTACGGATATCGCCGTGGGTTCGCTGTCCGTGGTACTGGTGGGGCTCAGCGGGTGGTTGCTGACGCCAGCCAGCGACCGGCTTCTCGCCCTGTTCGAGCGCCGCCTGCCCGGTCAAAGCGCGCCCCGCTAAACTACCGACGAGACTCACGCCGCCGACAGACT from Musicola paradisiaca NCPPB 2511 carries:
- the yeiP gene encoding elongation factor P-like protein YeiP translates to MARANEIKRGMAVSYNGKLLLVKDIDIQSPSARGASTLYKMRFSDVRTGLKVEERFKGDDILDTITLTRRSVNFSYVDGDEYIFMDDEDYTPYTFKKEQIEDELLFMPEGGMPGMQVLTMEGQVLALELPPTVDLEIVDTAPGIKGSSASARTKPATLSSGLTIQVPEYLSAGEKIRVHIAERRYMSRAD
- a CDS encoding CobW family GTP-binding protein, coding for MLTNVNVITGFLGSGKTTTILHLLAQKPQDEVWAVLVNEFGEIGIDGALLADSGAVLKEIPGGCMCCVNGLPMQVGLNMLLQQKKPHRLLIEPTGLGHPKQILSLLTSEVYQPWLTLQATLCLLDPRQLGESRYTENENFRDQLAAADIIIANKEDTWQTADRDALTAWYAQQGQQRRLITARQGVIDIALLDAARNNHNELPDGAHHHSSLPRQGLAALKLTGQENWRRALNQGQGYFACGWVFSGETVFDTARLLDWVRLSPVSRVKGVMRIPEGTLVVNRQGFDLRIETKSLPPLDSRIELINESEAEWNTLQTQLLQSRLK
- a CDS encoding sugar efflux transporter, with the translated sequence MPISASTTRRLPDLTASAFLVIAFLTGTAGALQLPTLSLFLSTEVQARPFMVGLFYTGSAVIGIVVSQILAAYSDRKGDRKILILQCCLLGALACLLYAWNRNYFVLLFIGVLLSSFGSTANPQLFALAREHVDRTGREAAMFTSIMRAQISLAWVIGPPAAFALALGFGFTAMYLTAASVFVLCGVLVWLLLPSMSKSQMKAAAVLESPRRHRRDTLLLFIACTLMWTCNGIYLINMPLYLVHELQLPEKLAGVMMGTAAGLEIPVMLLAGWLTKRLGKRRLMRLAVAAGLMFYIGLTLLNTSWTLLALQLLNAVFIGILAGMGMLYFQDLMPGQAGAATTLFTNTTRVGWIISGSLAGSVAEIWSYHAGFAIAVLILAGAAYCMWRIRDV
- a CDS encoding YkgJ family cysteine cluster protein, which gives rise to MECRPDCGACCIALSISSPIPGMPQGKPANTPCIHLDERMRCRIFTSPLRPAVCRGLQPEQEMCCDSKDAAMIYLLTLEENTTP
- a CDS encoding phosphatase PAP2 family protein: MSKGNVLFILCCNILGFALFFSWYLSGQGGFWFEIDKRLFFYFNQHLASSAAFLQLVAITNNRVFDACALLAMGLLYLHYYLPADHAGRRRMLLIGVIMLLTAVVLNQLGHLIPVQHGSPTLYFTDINRVSDLTGVPTKDASSDSFPGDHGMMLMVFAAFMWRYFGLSAFIGGLAITLIFATPRVMIGAHWFTDIAVGSLSVVLVGLSGWLLTPASDRLLALFERRLPGQSAPR